A region from the Deltaproteobacteria bacterium genome encodes:
- a CDS encoding amidohydrolase family protein yields MLHLAALLTISLAVNASPEAPKPKPVLLKAARLFDGKSDALVTGGVAVLVEGEKIVAVGKNVSAPAGATVVDLGDATLMPGLMDAHTHLTFESSPDWWKDAYTGLLRPTSEQTLYAAHYAKRTLEAGFTTVRDLGSGQLIDVGLRNAINDGIAEGPRMLVCAHALGATGGHMDSDPYPPEMKIPEPGIYEGICNGADACRQAVREQVKFGADVIKIAASGGVLSLSDDVDTPQLTDDELHAIVDEAHRLRRKVAAHCHGDGAAKAAVKADVDSIEHGSFLKADTLALMKQKGVTLVPTLMTREGLAERLPGMPPHVADKARAVLAAQETMFHEALKQGVRIVLGTDSAVQPHGNNAHELQWMVKFGMSPAAALRAGTSGAAQLLGVTDRGVLEVGKLADIIAVPGDALADITATQRVSFVMKGGEIVKR; encoded by the coding sequence ATGCTTCACCTGGCCGCGCTGCTGACGATTTCACTCGCCGTGAACGCGAGCCCGGAGGCGCCGAAGCCCAAGCCCGTGCTGCTCAAGGCCGCGCGGCTCTTCGACGGCAAGTCCGACGCGCTCGTCACGGGCGGCGTGGCGGTGCTCGTGGAGGGCGAGAAGATCGTCGCGGTGGGCAAGAACGTGAGCGCGCCCGCGGGCGCGACCGTCGTCGACCTCGGCGACGCCACCCTCATGCCGGGCTTGATGGACGCGCACACGCACCTCACGTTCGAGTCCAGCCCCGACTGGTGGAAGGACGCGTACACCGGCCTCCTGCGCCCGACGTCCGAGCAGACGCTCTACGCCGCGCACTACGCCAAGCGCACGCTCGAGGCCGGCTTCACCACGGTGCGCGATCTCGGCAGCGGTCAGCTCATCGACGTGGGCCTGCGCAACGCCATCAACGACGGCATCGCCGAGGGGCCGCGCATGCTCGTCTGCGCGCACGCGCTCGGCGCGACGGGCGGCCACATGGACTCGGATCCCTATCCGCCGGAGATGAAGATCCCCGAGCCGGGCATCTACGAGGGCATCTGCAACGGCGCCGACGCGTGTCGCCAGGCCGTCCGCGAGCAGGTGAAGTTCGGCGCGGACGTCATCAAGATCGCCGCGAGCGGCGGCGTGCTCTCGCTCAGCGACGACGTGGACACGCCGCAGCTCACCGACGACGAGCTCCACGCCATCGTCGACGAGGCCCACCGCCTGCGTCGCAAAGTCGCGGCCCACTGCCACGGCGACGGCGCTGCCAAGGCTGCCGTCAAGGCCGACGTGGACAGCATCGAGCACGGCTCGTTCCTCAAGGCCGACACGCTCGCGCTCATGAAGCAGAAGGGCGTCACGTTGGTGCCCACGCTGATGACGCGCGAGGGCCTCGCCGAGCGGCTCCCGGGCATGCCGCCCCACGTCGCCGACAAGGCACGCGCGGTGCTCGCCGCGCAGGAGACCATGTTCCACGAGGCGCTGAAGCAGGGCGTGCGCATCGTGCTCGGCACCGACTCCGCGGTGCAGCCGCACGGCAACAACGCGCACGAGCTCCAGTGGATGGTGAAGTTCGGCATGAGCCCGGCGGCGGCGCTTCGCGCGGGCACCAGCGGCGCCGCGCAGCTGCTGGGCGTCACCGATCGCGGCGTGCTCGAGGTTGGGAAGCTGGCGGACATCATCGCCGTGCCGGGCGACGCGCTCGCGGACATCACGGCCACGCAGCGCGTGAGCTTCGTGATGAAGGGCGGCGAGATCGTGAAGCGCTAG
- a CDS encoding histidinol dehydrogenase: MSEPTELRDARATAQALRLAQPEEAAVAAAAARVLEAHARDGTAALVRFTAQFDELKLAPSELQLPRAVHAHARKIAPAALLDGVRATAERAEAFGRAQRRTLEDARHEGLRLRWLPRSKVGIYLRRAPSFDAKAFAARVGLARAAGVRELVVITPPGRTPTLPGAYGVDPAILATAEELGVTQLFLGGGAQGVAQLAAWVGAGGALVGRGGRFARAALRQLAATHAVELPDVAPRLVLADSDADRAALVALAKLPRMVIVALDAAIAEHVRISDGRVFVANRDQAVVFAQAFMPARVHLLVRDAERWLGELTEASELVVGAAESLDAPPLALFLRAQEIAQSPV, from the coding sequence GTGAGCGAGCCCACCGAGCTCCGCGACGCCCGCGCCACCGCGCAGGCGCTCCGTCTGGCACAACCGGAGGAAGCGGCTGTGGCTGCGGCCGCGGCGCGCGTCCTCGAGGCGCACGCGCGCGACGGCACCGCGGCGCTCGTTCGGTTCACCGCGCAGTTCGACGAGCTCAAGCTCGCGCCCTCGGAGCTGCAGCTCCCGCGCGCCGTGCACGCTCACGCCCGGAAGATCGCGCCGGCAGCGTTGCTCGACGGTGTCCGCGCGACGGCCGAGCGCGCCGAGGCGTTTGGTCGCGCGCAGCGGCGCACGCTCGAGGACGCGCGGCACGAGGGATTGCGCCTGCGCTGGCTGCCGCGGAGCAAGGTGGGCATCTATTTGCGTCGCGCGCCAAGCTTCGATGCGAAGGCCTTTGCGGCCCGGGTGGGGCTCGCGCGCGCGGCGGGCGTCCGAGAGCTGGTGGTGATCACGCCGCCCGGACGAACGCCCACGTTGCCCGGCGCGTACGGGGTCGATCCCGCGATCCTCGCGACCGCAGAAGAGCTTGGTGTGACCCAGCTCTTCCTCGGTGGTGGCGCGCAGGGTGTGGCGCAGCTCGCGGCGTGGGTGGGCGCAGGCGGTGCGCTGGTGGGGCGGGGGGGCCGCTTCGCGCGCGCGGCGCTTCGACAGCTCGCGGCCACGCACGCGGTGGAGCTGCCCGACGTCGCGCCGCGGCTCGTGCTCGCAGATTCCGACGCCGATCGCGCGGCGCTCGTTGCCCTCGCCAAGCTCCCGCGCATGGTGATCGTGGCGCTCGACGCGGCGATCGCCGAGCACGTCCGCATCTCGGACGGGCGCGTCTTCGTAGCCAACCGCGATCAGGCCGTGGTCTTCGCGCAGGCCTTCATGCCCGCGCGGGTGCACCTGCTCGTTCGCGACGCCGAGCGCTGGCTGGGCGAGCTCACCGAGGCCAGCGAGCTCGTCGTCGGAGCCGCCGAGTCGCTCGACGCGCCGCCGCTCGCGCTCTTCCTGCGCGCGCAGGAGATCGCTCAGTCGCCGGTGTAG
- a CDS encoding acyl-CoA dehydrogenase family protein, producing MAFLQTPPVLGNQFDADRVLKSYLARALPPDVLNAIRASLVEMGDIAVRMYAQQLEDLRNEPTLKPWDAWGNRIDHIEVSPLWKDAAVIAAEKGVVATAYERKHGAHSRIHQMALLYLFHSSSDVYTCPLAMTDGAAKTLSVHGNAALVERALPRLTSRDPKKAWTSGQWMTERTGGSDVGLSETVATITPEGHRLSGTKWFTSATTSQMALTLARPVGNPPGGSGLALYYVEMRDANGRMAPGISVNRLKDKLGTRKVPTAELTLDGVLATPVAGTAHGIRNIAPMLNITRTWNAMCAVSGMRRGLALARDYATRRTAFGAQLAEKPLHVETLADQQAEFEAAFHLTFRAVELLGKEESGTITADETELLRLMTPLVKLCTAKQAVDVIGECIEAFGGAGYVEDTGLPVLMRDAHVLPIWEGTTNVLSLDTLRALAKGGSLAAFTTELRQLAKSAHGGELAWAGQTALDAFGHAEAWLQKAMQDPAGVEAGARRFALTLARSYALASLVRHAQWALEHERDGRPATAAVRFARRGVDLIHDTPAGDAAARALANDGPLGA from the coding sequence ATGGCCTTCCTTCAAACGCCCCCTGTGCTCGGCAACCAGTTCGACGCCGATCGCGTGCTCAAGAGCTACCTCGCGCGCGCGCTCCCGCCAGACGTGCTCAACGCGATCCGCGCCTCGCTGGTGGAGATGGGCGACATCGCCGTGCGCATGTACGCCCAGCAGCTCGAGGACCTGCGCAACGAGCCCACGCTCAAGCCCTGGGACGCGTGGGGCAACCGCATCGACCACATCGAGGTCTCGCCGCTCTGGAAGGACGCGGCCGTCATCGCCGCGGAGAAGGGCGTGGTGGCCACCGCCTACGAGCGCAAGCACGGCGCGCACTCGCGCATCCATCAGATGGCGCTGCTCTATCTCTTCCACTCCTCGAGCGACGTCTACACCTGCCCGCTGGCGATGACCGACGGCGCCGCGAAGACGCTGAGCGTGCACGGCAACGCGGCGCTCGTGGAACGCGCGCTGCCGCGGCTCACCTCGCGCGATCCGAAGAAGGCCTGGACCAGCGGCCAGTGGATGACCGAGCGCACGGGCGGCTCGGACGTCGGCCTCAGCGAGACCGTCGCGACGATCACGCCCGAGGGCCACCGCCTCAGCGGCACCAAGTGGTTCACCAGCGCGACCACCTCGCAGATGGCGCTCACGTTGGCGCGGCCGGTGGGCAATCCGCCGGGCGGCAGCGGGCTCGCGCTCTATTACGTGGAGATGCGCGACGCGAACGGCCGCATGGCGCCAGGTATCTCCGTGAACCGGCTCAAGGACAAGCTCGGCACGCGCAAGGTGCCCACCGCGGAGCTCACGCTCGACGGCGTCCTCGCCACGCCGGTCGCGGGCACGGCGCACGGCATCCGGAACATCGCGCCGATGCTGAACATCACGCGCACCTGGAACGCGATGTGCGCCGTGTCCGGGATGCGGCGCGGCCTGGCGCTGGCGCGCGACTACGCCACGCGGCGCACGGCCTTCGGCGCGCAGCTCGCCGAGAAGCCGCTGCACGTGGAGACGCTCGCGGATCAGCAGGCCGAGTTCGAGGCCGCATTCCACCTCACGTTCCGCGCGGTGGAGCTCCTCGGCAAGGAAGAGTCCGGGACGATCACCGCGGATGAGACCGAGCTGCTCCGCTTGATGACGCCACTGGTGAAGCTCTGCACGGCGAAGCAGGCCGTCGATGTCATCGGCGAGTGCATCGAGGCCTTCGGCGGCGCGGGCTACGTGGAAGACACCGGCCTGCCCGTGCTCATGCGCGATGCGCACGTCCTGCCGATCTGGGAAGGCACCACCAACGTGCTCTCGCTCGACACGCTTCGCGCGCTGGCCAAGGGCGGCTCGCTCGCGGCGTTCACGACGGAGCTGCGGCAGCTGGCGAAGAGCGCGCACGGCGGCGAGCTCGCGTGGGCGGGGCAGACCGCGCTGGATGCGTTCGGCCACGCCGAGGCCTGGCTGCAGAAGGCGATGCAGGACCCTGCGGGCGTCGAGGCGGGCGCGCGGCGCTTCGCGCTCACGCTGGCGCGCAGCTACGCGCTGGCCTCGCTGGTGCGGCACGCGCAGTGGGCGCTGGAGCATGAGCGCGACGGTCGTCCGGCGACGGCGGCGGTTCGCTTCGCCCGGCGCGGCGTGGACCTGATTCACGACACGCCGGCCGGTGATGCCGCCGCGCGCGCCCTCGCGAACGACGGGCCGCTCGGCGCGTGA
- a CDS encoding homogentisate 1,2-dioxygenase: MLDRIALGKIPRKHHIAFKDESGNLLYEECFTREAFLAPYTIMYHQHRPQAVHAGKAEHGWKLPKAVEGRPLLKRHVKSQDAKLPSGPAVSARVPYIFNDDVVLGMLAPTEPDPVYFANGDADDLFFIQKGSGTLRTILGDVRFEQHDYVAVPRALIHRFIPDKGVEQRWLSIECLGALHLPKQWRNDVGQLKMDAPLCHRDFRRPEFKGPLDENIRKLVVKRNGAFHGYTFDHNPLDVVGWDGSVYPFALPILNFQPRAGQVHLPPDSHGTFATRGALICSFVPRVVDFHPEAIPCPYPHSSVDVDEFILYVSGNFTSRRGVGPGSMSFHPAGIPHGPHPGAYEKSIGATRTDELAVMLDTFGTLHFTAAAVDLEDPNYMESFIG; the protein is encoded by the coding sequence ATGCTCGACCGCATCGCCTTGGGAAAGATCCCGCGCAAGCACCACATCGCCTTCAAGGACGAGAGCGGCAACCTGCTCTACGAGGAGTGCTTCACGCGTGAAGCGTTCCTCGCGCCGTACACGATCATGTACCACCAGCACCGGCCGCAGGCGGTGCACGCGGGCAAGGCCGAGCACGGCTGGAAGTTGCCGAAGGCCGTCGAAGGGCGGCCGCTGCTCAAGCGCCACGTGAAGAGCCAGGACGCGAAGCTGCCGAGCGGTCCGGCGGTGAGCGCGCGCGTTCCGTACATCTTCAACGACGACGTGGTGCTCGGGATGCTCGCGCCCACCGAGCCGGATCCCGTCTACTTCGCCAACGGCGACGCCGACGATCTCTTCTTCATCCAGAAGGGCTCGGGCACGCTGCGGACGATCCTGGGCGACGTGCGCTTCGAGCAGCACGACTACGTGGCCGTGCCGCGCGCGCTGATTCATCGCTTCATTCCCGACAAGGGCGTGGAGCAGCGCTGGCTGTCGATCGAGTGCCTGGGCGCGCTGCACTTGCCCAAGCAGTGGCGGAACGACGTGGGCCAGCTGAAGATGGACGCGCCGCTCTGCCACCGCGACTTCCGGCGCCCGGAGTTCAAGGGCCCGCTCGACGAGAACATCCGCAAGCTGGTGGTGAAGCGCAACGGCGCCTTCCACGGCTACACGTTCGACCACAACCCGCTGGACGTCGTGGGCTGGGACGGCTCGGTGTACCCGTTCGCGCTGCCCATCTTGAACTTCCAGCCGCGCGCCGGTCAGGTGCACCTACCGCCGGACTCGCACGGCACGTTCGCGACGCGCGGCGCGCTCATCTGCAGCTTCGTGCCGCGCGTGGTGGACTTCCACCCCGAGGCGATTCCCTGCCCGTACCCCCACTCCAGCGTGGACGTGGACGAGTTCATCCTCTACGTGAGCGGAAACTTCACCTCGCGGCGCGGCGTGGGCCCGGGCTCGATGTCGTTCCACCCGGCAGGCATTCCGCACGGCCCGCACCCCGGCGCGTACGAGAAGAGCATCGGCGCCACGCGCACCGACGAGCTCGCGGTGATGCTCGACACCTTCGGCACGCTGCACTTCACGGCGGCCGCCGTGGACCTCGAGGATCCGAACTACATGGAGAGCTTTATCGGGTAG
- the hppD gene encoding 4-hydroxyphenylpyruvate dioxygenase → MPKLESFGLKRLDSVHYYVRDIERSRRFYVDKMDFAEIGESTPELDKAGKQHSVLFQAGEAKVLVSHPVGEGGRAARWLKKHPAGIGTLNFEVEDIQKAFSVLEQRGSTPISDIQTYKDEGGGTLSMFSITTPFGDCTFRFFERKGFKEFFPGFKTYAQPKGGKNALEILHFDHVTSNFQTMKPALLWMEHVLGMEKFWDVEFHTSDVNGKVDKGSGLRSIVMIEKSAKVKFANNEPMRPLFKASQINLFNEDLRGDGVQHVAIEVKDILASVKAMRARGVEFMPTPGSYYELLPKRLEKLGITLHEDMKDLQNLEILVDGEKKGEYMLQIFLKDAAGLYKQADAGPFFYEIIQRQGGQGFGAGNFRALFESIEREQQKEGRV, encoded by the coding sequence ATGCCCAAGCTCGAATCTTTCGGTCTCAAGCGGTTGGACTCGGTTCACTACTACGTGCGCGACATCGAGCGCTCGCGGCGCTTCTACGTGGACAAGATGGACTTCGCCGAGATCGGCGAGAGCACGCCCGAGCTCGACAAGGCCGGCAAGCAGCACTCGGTGCTCTTCCAGGCTGGCGAGGCCAAGGTGCTCGTCTCGCACCCGGTGGGCGAGGGCGGCCGCGCCGCGCGCTGGCTCAAGAAGCACCCGGCCGGTATCGGTACCTTGAACTTTGAAGTTGAGGATATCCAGAAGGCATTCAGCGTCCTCGAGCAGCGCGGCTCGACGCCGATCAGCGACATTCAAACTTATAAGGACGAGGGCGGCGGCACCCTGTCGATGTTCAGCATCACCACCCCGTTTGGTGATTGCACCTTCCGCTTCTTCGAGCGCAAGGGCTTCAAGGAGTTCTTCCCGGGCTTCAAGACCTACGCCCAGCCCAAGGGCGGCAAGAACGCGCTCGAGATCCTCCACTTCGACCACGTCACCTCGAACTTCCAGACCATGAAGCCCGCGCTCCTGTGGATGGAGCATGTGCTGGGCATGGAGAAGTTCTGGGACGTGGAGTTCCACACCAGCGACGTGAACGGCAAGGTGGACAAGGGCTCGGGCCTGCGCTCCATCGTGATGATCGAGAAGTCGGCCAAGGTGAAGTTCGCCAACAACGAGCCCATGCGCCCGCTCTTCAAGGCCAGCCAGATCAACCTCTTCAACGAGGACCTCCGCGGCGACGGCGTGCAGCACGTGGCCATCGAGGTGAAGGACATCCTCGCTTCGGTGAAGGCGATGCGCGCGCGCGGCGTGGAGTTCATGCCCACGCCCGGCAGCTACTACGAATTGCTCCCCAAGCGCCTCGAGAAGCTCGGCATCACGTTGCACGAGGACATGAAGGATCTGCAGAACCTGGAGATCCTCGTCGACGGTGAGAAGAAGGGCGAGTACATGCTCCAGATCTTCTTGAAGGACGCCGCCGGCCTCTACAAGCAGGCCGACGCCGGCCCGTTCTTCTACGAGATCATCCAGCGCCAGGGCGGCCAGGGCTTCGGCGCCGGGAACTTCCGCGCGCTCTTCGAGAGCATCGAGCGCGAGCAGCAGAAGGAAGGCCGCGTTTGA
- the maiA gene encoding maleylacetoacetate isomerase: MKLYGYWRSSSSWRVRIALNHKGVKWDYVAVNLIKDGGEQYKPDYQVKNAMSQVPLLEWEEGGQTKRLAQSMAIIEYLDETIPNPSILPKDPFLRAQTRMLAEIVNSGIQPLQNAAVLKKVKELAGGVEHSDANWAREWLERGLRGMETSVKPLAGKYCVGDSVTLPDFYLVPQMYSARRFKVDLAPFPTLARIDAALCALPAFKSAHADNQPDTPPAEKK; the protein is encoded by the coding sequence ATGAAGCTCTACGGCTACTGGCGCTCGAGCTCGAGCTGGCGCGTGCGCATCGCCTTGAACCACAAGGGCGTGAAGTGGGACTACGTCGCCGTGAACCTCATCAAGGACGGCGGCGAGCAGTACAAGCCCGACTACCAGGTGAAGAACGCGATGTCGCAGGTGCCGCTGCTGGAGTGGGAAGAGGGCGGCCAGACCAAGCGGCTCGCGCAGTCGATGGCGATTATCGAGTACCTCGACGAGACCATTCCCAACCCGTCGATCCTTCCGAAGGACCCGTTCCTGCGCGCGCAGACGCGCATGCTCGCGGAGATCGTGAACTCCGGCATCCAGCCGCTGCAGAACGCGGCCGTGCTCAAGAAGGTGAAGGAGCTCGCGGGCGGCGTCGAGCACTCGGACGCGAACTGGGCCCGCGAGTGGCTCGAGCGCGGGCTCCGCGGGATGGAGACGTCGGTGAAGCCGCTCGCCGGCAAGTACTGCGTGGGCGACTCGGTGACGCTGCCCGACTTCTATCTCGTTCCTCAAATGTATAGCGCCCGGCGCTTCAAAGTAGACCTGGCGCCTTTCCCCACGCTGGCGCGCATCGACGCGGCGCTCTGCGCGCTGCCCGCGTTCAAGTCGGCCCACGCCGACAACCAGCCCGATACGCCTCCTGCTGAAAAGAAATAG
- a CDS encoding fumarylacetoacetate hydrolase family protein yields MKLATLKDGTRDGRLIVVNRALSAYADARAIAPTLQAALDRWSEAEPKLRALAAELESGAAKSEPFDPKQAHAPLPRAYEWVDGSAFLNHVRLVRKARNAEVPPTLETDPLVYQGGSGVLLAPTEDIPLRNVEWGLDFESEVAVILGDTPMGTTADKAAPFVKLVLIANDVTLRNLIPTELAKQFGFFQSKPATAFSPVAVTPDELGAAWSGGRLHLPLRTTYNGKLVGEPNAGPEMHFSFFQLIEHLTKTRAYTAGTILGSGTISNAERSKGWSCLAEARTIETIESGKPVTPFMKPGDTVQIEMLGPDGKSIFGRIDQKVVQA; encoded by the coding sequence ATGAAGCTGGCAACCCTCAAGGACGGCACGCGCGACGGACGGCTGATCGTCGTCAACCGCGCGCTCTCCGCGTACGCCGACGCGCGCGCCATCGCGCCCACCCTCCAGGCCGCGCTCGATCGCTGGAGCGAGGCCGAGCCCAAGCTGCGTGCGCTCGCGGCCGAGCTGGAGTCGGGCGCCGCCAAGAGCGAGCCATTCGATCCGAAGCAGGCGCACGCGCCGCTGCCGCGCGCGTACGAGTGGGTCGACGGCTCCGCGTTCCTCAACCACGTGCGGCTGGTGCGCAAGGCGCGCAACGCCGAGGTGCCGCCCACGCTGGAGACGGATCCGCTCGTGTACCAGGGCGGCTCGGGCGTGCTCCTCGCGCCAACCGAGGACATTCCGCTTCGCAATGTCGAATGGGGTTTGGATTTCGAGAGCGAGGTCGCGGTCATCCTCGGCGATACGCCCATGGGCACCACTGCCGACAAGGCAGCGCCCTTCGTGAAGCTGGTGCTCATCGCGAACGACGTGACGCTCCGCAACCTCATCCCCACCGAGCTCGCGAAACAATTTGGTTTCTTTCAGAGCAAGCCCGCGACCGCGTTCTCGCCCGTGGCCGTCACGCCCGACGAGCTCGGCGCAGCGTGGAGCGGCGGCCGCCTGCACCTGCCGCTGCGCACGACCTACAACGGCAAGCTGGTGGGCGAGCCCAACGCCGGCCCGGAGATGCACTTCTCCTTCTTTCAGCTCATCGAGCACCTGACGAAGACGCGCGCGTACACCGCGGGGACGATCCTCGGCTCGGGGACCATCTCGAACGCCGAGCGCAGCAAGGGCTGGAGCTGCCTGGCCGAGGCGCGGACCATCGAGACCATCGAGAGCGGCAAGCCCGTCACGCCGTTCATGAAGCCGGGCGACACCGTGCAGATCGAGATGCTCGGGCCGGACGGCAAGAGCATCTTTGGCCGCATCGACCAGAAGGTGGTGCAGGCATGA
- a CDS encoding protein kinase, with protein MPSDSQSFGRYRLLGKLGSGGMAEVWRAEQVSGAGITRTVVIKKILRTHAADARFKEMFLEEARIAAGLNHGNIVQVLDVDEVDGEPYLALEFVHGRSLADLLDRLAEQGRRMPEAYACLIALEMCKGLHHAHTRTDASHKPMRIVHRDISPQNVMLSFEGEVKLVDFGIARAYGDERPGRTKTATGVIKGKYVYFSPEQARSRELDGRTDVYATGVCLYEMLTGRLPFSGPMADVLRKIVLGEYPHPRTICPDISEQSDSIVRRALASQEGRYETALEMQEELAAHVARSAPGLGTPDVANMVRLVFEGELALAGEAVNVSNDFRGAMERWPRMDSSVEAEPLTAPPTAPPPAVTAPDVVATGSTVVEDRSRRPIVLALAGLGAAGVVVAGLSAIFEPPTPGPPPDALATKKLIAPPTPPAPAPAPAPTPAAPTGHGGKVVAGMVCDGQPKAPLEDGSIWAARQALEQGDGNAAMTALVAAIAAEPTAGRLYLGLADAVLLRDAPAPAAAPALESWKLSCQGSTDRAEIVAALDVASQAHANTDLGREPVLFAARTMLTSRAYAGATATLEDQSSIGDADADGLHSYAGREATLRQALIRTWMGQGDADDKAALTGAVPSSVYAPAAQKALREKPDWQLKSSGELLATLENQFRDHELGRVRQTISDNRSRLAQLGELHSLEQRLADENARQSVVSRAETAGLPSPTMITELGAIPKGSAFYSQAQEILRRTAQFTSQSAHYQQLKAERKAGTTGKVVHSPEAVSLLKSGNAKLRAGDNQGALVLLKRVVEIDPNFPDGLRALAGCLARMNHNEEAAVYYRKFLMVAPNDPSAPTIRKAVEDYEAGHK; from the coding sequence GTGCCGTCCGATTCCCAGAGTTTCGGCCGCTACCGCTTGCTGGGCAAGCTGGGCAGCGGCGGCATGGCCGAGGTGTGGCGCGCCGAGCAGGTGAGCGGCGCGGGCATCACCCGCACCGTGGTGATCAAGAAGATCCTCCGCACCCACGCCGCCGACGCGCGCTTCAAGGAGATGTTCCTCGAAGAGGCGCGCATCGCCGCGGGGCTCAACCACGGCAACATCGTCCAGGTGCTCGACGTCGACGAGGTGGACGGCGAGCCCTACCTGGCGCTCGAGTTCGTCCACGGCCGCAGCCTCGCGGACCTTCTGGATCGCCTCGCCGAGCAGGGCCGCCGCATGCCCGAGGCGTACGCGTGCTTGATCGCCCTCGAGATGTGCAAGGGCCTGCACCACGCGCACACCCGCACCGACGCGAGCCACAAGCCGATGCGCATCGTGCACCGGGACATCTCGCCGCAGAACGTGATGCTCTCTTTCGAAGGCGAGGTGAAGCTCGTCGACTTCGGCATCGCGCGCGCCTACGGCGACGAGCGGCCCGGCCGCACCAAGACCGCCACCGGCGTGATCAAGGGCAAGTACGTGTACTTCTCGCCCGAGCAGGCGCGCTCGCGCGAGCTCGACGGCCGCACCGACGTCTACGCCACCGGCGTCTGCCTCTACGAGATGCTCACCGGCCGGCTGCCCTTCAGCGGGCCCATGGCCGACGTGCTGCGAAAGATCGTGCTCGGCGAGTACCCGCACCCGCGAACGATTTGTCCCGACATCTCCGAGCAGTCGGATTCCATCGTGCGGCGCGCGCTCGCCTCGCAAGAGGGCCGCTACGAGACCGCGCTGGAGATGCAGGAGGAGCTCGCGGCGCACGTGGCCCGCAGCGCGCCAGGCCTGGGCACACCGGACGTCGCCAACATGGTGCGGCTCGTCTTCGAGGGCGAGCTGGCGCTGGCCGGCGAGGCGGTGAACGTGTCCAACGACTTCCGCGGCGCGATGGAGCGCTGGCCGCGGATGGACTCGAGCGTCGAGGCTGAGCCGTTGACCGCGCCGCCCACCGCGCCGCCGCCCGCCGTGACCGCACCGGACGTCGTCGCGACCGGGAGCACCGTGGTCGAGGACCGCTCGCGGCGGCCGATCGTGCTCGCGCTCGCGGGCCTGGGCGCGGCGGGCGTCGTGGTGGCCGGGCTCTCGGCGATCTTCGAGCCGCCCACGCCAGGCCCTCCGCCCGATGCGCTCGCGACGAAGAAGCTCATCGCGCCGCCGACCCCACCTGCGCCTGCGCCCGCGCCTGCGCCCACCCCCGCAGCGCCGACGGGACACGGCGGCAAGGTGGTCGCGGGCATGGTCTGCGATGGCCAGCCCAAGGCGCCCCTCGAGGACGGGAGCATCTGGGCGGCGCGCCAGGCGCTCGAGCAGGGCGACGGCAACGCCGCCATGACCGCGCTCGTCGCCGCCATCGCCGCCGAGCCCACCGCGGGCCGGCTCTACCTCGGGCTCGCCGACGCCGTGCTCCTGCGCGACGCGCCCGCGCCGGCGGCGGCGCCCGCGCTCGAGAGCTGGAAGCTCAGCTGCCAGGGCAGCACCGATCGCGCGGAGATCGTGGCCGCGCTCGACGTGGCCAGCCAGGCGCACGCGAACACCGATCTGGGCCGCGAGCCGGTCCTCTTTGCCGCACGCACCATGCTCACCAGCCGGGCCTACGCGGGGGCCACCGCCACGCTCGAGGACCAGTCCTCCATCGGCGACGCGGACGCCGACGGGCTCCACAGCTATGCCGGCCGCGAGGCCACGCTCCGGCAAGCGCTGATTCGCACCTGGATGGGCCAGGGCGACGCCGACGACAAGGCCGCGCTCACCGGCGCCGTGCCCAGCTCGGTCTACGCGCCCGCTGCCCAGAAGGCGCTGCGCGAGAAGCCCGACTGGCAACTCAAGAGCTCCGGTGAGCTGCTCGCCACGCTGGAGAATCAGTTCCGCGATCACGAGCTCGGGCGCGTTCGGCAGACGATCAGTGACAACCGCAGCCGGCTCGCCCAGCTCGGCGAGCTGCACAGCCTGGAGCAGCGCCTCGCGGACGAGAACGCGCGGCAGTCGGTGGTGTCGCGCGCCGAGACCGCCGGGCTCCCGTCGCCGACGATGATCACCGAGCTCGGTGCCATCCCCAAGGGTTCCGCCTTCTACTCCCAGGCCCAGGAGATCCTCCGCCGCACGGCGCAGTTCACCAGCCAGAGCGCGCATTACCAGCAGCTGAAGGCGGAAAGAAAAGCAGGCACGACGGGCAAGGTCGTGCACTCGCCGGAAGCGGTGTCGCTCCTCAAGAGCGGCAACGCGAAGCTCCGCGCCGGCGACAACCAGGGCGCGCTGGTGCTCCTCAAGCGCGTCGTGGAGATCGACCCGAACTTCCCGGATGGCCTGCGCGCGCTGGCCGGCTGCCTCGCGCGCATGAACCACAACGAGGAGGCCGCCGTGTACTACCGGAAGTTCCTCATGGTGGCCCCCAACGACCCCTCCGCGCCCACCATCCGCAAGGCCGTCGAGGACTACGAGGCAGGCCACAAGTGA